CTGGTCTTCAGGGAACCGGGCACCTACGCGTTCGAGCTCCGGGTCGACGAGGGCGAGCCCGAGCGTCTTTCGTTCAAGGTCGACCTCGCGGTGGAACGCGAGGGCGCCCACGTGCCCGAGGGCGGATCCACCTCCGCGCGTGCTGCGACGGAGGCCGGCTACCTCTAGTCGGTGGTGCCGGGCGCCAGGATGACTTTGCCCGACTGGCCGGAGGCTGTGGTGTCGAACGCCTCCTGCCACCGGTCGAGGCCGAAACGATGCGTGATCACAGGCGAGACGTCGACCCGTCCTGTCGACAGCAATGTCGTGGTCTGTTGCCAGGTTCGGAACATCTCCCGGCCTGTGATGCCCTGCAACCTGGCTTCCTTGAAGATCACCTGATCGTTCAGGTCGAGCGTGACCGCCGCGTCGGGCAGGCCCAGGAGCGACATGCGCCCGCCCCGGCCGAGCATGCGGGTGCCCTGATCGATCGCACGCGCGTTCCCGCTCATCTCCAGCACCACCTCGACGCCGGCGCCCCTCGTCTGCCCGAGCACCGCCGCCACGGGATCGACCTCGGTCGGGTCGAGCAGCACGTCGGCACCCATCTCCGACGCCTTGGTGCGCCGATAGGCGTTGGGCTCGATCGCGATCACCTCGAAGGCTCCCAGCGCCCGAACCACTCCGACCGCGAACATGCCGATCGGACCGCACCCGATCACGGCGACCGAGTTCGTGGCGATGTCCTCCCCGCCACCCGTGCCGAACGCCGCGTGCACCGCGTTCCCGAACGGCTCCATGATCGAGGCGACGTCGGGATCGATGCCCTCACCCACGACCCACGCATTCTGGGCCGGGAGCACGACGTACTCCGCGAACGCGCCTTCCGTGTCGACCCCGAGGATGCGGAGGTTCTCGCAGATGTGCGCGCGACCCGTTTGACACGTCGTGCAGTGGCCGCACGCGATGTGCGTCTCGGCGGCGACGAAGGCACCCGGATGCAGGTGGTGCACCTCGTCGCCGACGGCGTGGACGGTTCCGGCGACCTCGTGGCCGAAGGTCATCGGCACGTCGCGGACGCGCCGATCGGCCCACTCGTTCCACTCGAGCATATGCAGGTCGGTGCCGCAGATGGAGGCCCCGTGCACCCGAACCAGGACCTCGTCGTCAGCCGGCTCCGGGATCGCGATCTCGACCAGCTCCGCCCCGGGACCCCGGGCGGTCTTGCGCAGGGCCCGCATCGTTCCGTTCACGCCCGCAGGGTACCCTGCGCCGGGAACCGATCCGTCGCCGACACGCGTCTGAGCGTGACCCGAGGTGGAAGGACGAGCCGTGAAGCTCCGACCGATCGCTCCCATCGCGCTGATCCTCGCCATGGTCGCCTGTGCCGAGCCCTCGACGGACGGTAACGACCCTCCCTCGCCCTCCGTCGACCACGGGACCGCCCCCGACGACCTCCTGCTCCGGTGGGGGTACGAGGGTGGGTTCACGCCCCCGGAGTACCAGCTCACGAACCTTCCTTCGTTCTCGCTGTACGGCGACGGCACGATCGTGCGGCCGGGCCCGCAGATCGAGATCTACCCGGGTCCGGCGATCCCCGCGCTCGAGACGACGCATGTCGACGAGGACGGAGTGGATGCGATCCTCGACGCAGCGTTCGATGCGGGCCTCGACACCGTGGGCGACCTCATCGACATGGGCTCGGTCGGCATCGCCGACGCACCCGAGACCGTGTTCACGCTCCGGGCAGGAGGGGTCGATCGCACCATCCGCGTGTACGCCCTCGACGAGCTGACCGGACAGCCACCCGGCATGCCCGACGAGGAGTACGAAGCGAGGCAGGCGCTGCTCGAGCTGATCGATCAGCTCGCCTCCCTGGAGACCTGGCTGCCCGAGGGCTCGGTCGAGGCGAGCGAGGTGTACGACGTGGCCGGCGTCCGGGCCTTCGTCTCGAGGTATCGCGGTCAGGCCGACCTGCCCCAACCGGAGATCGAGTGGCCGCTCGACGAGCCGCTCCGCGGCATCGGGGAGGACGTCGGCTCGGGCTACCGCTGTCTCGTCGTGGCGGGCACGGACTGGACCGACCGCCTCGAGCCGCGGGCGGCGGAGGCGAACCAGCTCACCCCCTGGACCAGCGCCGGGCAGCGATACGCGATCGCGTTCCGGCCCCTCCTGCCTGACGAAACCACCTGCTGACGCCCCCGGCGTGGGGGTGGCAAAGCGTTCAAGCGGGCTTCGCCGCAGGCCGATGTATCCGATTGTCGGCATCGATCCGGCGATCAGACGTGCACGAACAGGCGGGCGGCGTGACCTTCGACGACGAGACGATGCAGGTGACCCCAGAGGCGGTGACGGCCCAGCAGGGCTTCTTCCCCTCGACCGTCGTCGCTCCCCCGGGCGTGGACGGTGGTCTCGCCGACCTGCAGTCGCAGCTGCAGGACCTCGAGGTCCGCTACCGCGGCCTCATCGATCGGCTCCCGGCGATCGTGTACATCGACGGCATCGGGATCGACGATCCGATGGTCGACGTCAGTCCCGGCATCGAGACCCTCTTCGGCGTGTCCCGCGAGGAATGGCTCACCCGCCGATCGAGCTGGGTGGATGTCGTGCATCCGGCGGACCGCGATCGAGTCGTGGCCACGAGCGATCACGCGACCGCGACGGGCGAGCCCTTCCACCTCGAGTACCGCGCGATCCACGGCGACGGCCGCGTGATCTGGGTGCAGGAAGACAGTGTGCTGGTCCGCGACGGGCACGGCACGCCAATGTATTGGCTCGGCATGATGCGCGACGTCACCGCCGACGTCGCCACACGGGGGCAGCTGTATGAGGCCCGGACCAAGTACGGCGCCCTCGTCGAGCAGATCCCGGCGATCGTCTACCAGGACCTCGCCGACGAGAACTGGACGACCGTGTACGTAAGCCCGCAGATCACCACGATCCTCGGGGTCGATCCCTCCGAGTACGTCGGTGACAGCACCCTGTGGGTGGACCTGATGCACCCGGACGACCGGGCGCGCACGATCGAAGCCGTCGAACGCGGCATCGAGGCCGGCGAGCCCTACTCGGTGGAGTACCGCATGATCGGGCGCGACGGTCGCCTCGTGTGGTTCCGCGATTCCGCGGTGGTCCTGAACGATGCCGAGGGTCGGCCGGTGATGGTGCAAGGCGTGATGCTGGACATCACCGAGGGCAAGGCAGCGGAGGAGCGCATCGCCTACCTCGCGTACCACGACAAGCTGACGGACATGCCGAACCGGGCGATGTTCGACGAGCTGCTCGACCTCTCACTGGCCCGCGCTCGCCGCAGCGGGCTCGGAGTGGCCGTGATCTCGGTCGACCTCGACGACTTCAAACTCGTGAACGACTCGCTCGGCCACGAGATGGGCGACGAGCTCATCAAGGTGCTGGCCGACCGCATCCGAGAGGCGACCCGCGACACCGACCTCGTGGCCCGCCCAGGCGGCGACGAGTTCCTCGTGCTCCTCGCCGACCTCGACATGACCCCGCCCGTGCCGGGTGGCCAGGACGGCGGCTCGATCGCCGCGGAGGCGGTGGCGATCCGCATCCAGGAGGCGATGCGAGCCCCGTTCGAGATCGCCGGCACCGAGCTCTACCTCACGGCCAGCCAGGGCATCGGGGTGTTTCCCCACGACGCCGAGGACGCGGTGACGCTGCTCAAGAACTCCGAGACGGCGATGTTCGAGTCGAAGAGGATCGGGCCGGGCGGGTTCGTGGTGCACACGAGGAAGTCCGGCGACTCGATGAACCGACTCTCGATGTCGACCCGACTGCGAAAGGCCGTCGAACAGAAGCAGTGGATGCTGCATTACCAGCCGTTGATCGAGCTCGATTCGGGCCGCATGTACGGGGTCGAGGCGCTGATCCGCTGGCCGGAGCCGAACGGCGGGCTCGTCCCCCCCGGGGACTTCATCCCGCTCGCGGAGGAGATGGGTCTGATCGAGGCGATCGGCGACTGGGTGGTCGAGGAGATCTGCCGCCAGGACGCGCAGTGGCGCGCGGAGGGCCTCGAGCTGGAGCTGGGCTTCAACCTCTCGCCTCGCCAGCTCTGGCAACCCGATCTCGTGAGCAAGATGGTGGCGCCGATCGTGATCGCGGGGGTCGACCCGTCGCGTGTGACGATCGAGATCACCGAGTCGACGGCGATGACCGATCCCGACCGCACGGTGGAACTGCTCCTCGAGATGCACGAGCGGGGACTGAAGCTCGCGATCGACGACTTCGGCACCGGCTACTCCTCCCTGGCGCGGCTCAAGCACATGCCGGTCGACATCCTCAAGATCGATCGCTCCTTCGTGCGCGACATCGACCTCGATCGCGACGCGGCCAGCATGGTCTCGGCCATGATCTCCCTCGCCGAGAACCTCGGCATGACGCCGCTCGCGGAGGGCATCGAGACCGAGGGCGAATGGCGGTTCCTCACCGACCGAGGGTGCACCCTCGGTCAGGGATACTTCTTCTCCCGGCCGGTGCCGGCCGACGAGATCCTCGCGCTCCACCGTCGGGCAGGGCTCACCGTGGTGGAGGGCGGTGCCGTCTAGCCCAGGATGGACTAGCGACGACGTTTCGGTCCGCGCAGGCCCGAGCGGCGACCGCGGGAACTGCCGCTGAACACCGTTCGCGGCGGCGCGACCTTCATGCCCTCTAGCTCGAACTCCGCGTGCAGGTCGAGGCGCGCGGCCATGCGGCTCACGTCGCCGAGCTGCTCGGGAGTCACGAACGTGACGCTCGTGCCGGTGCGACCCGCTCGCGCGGTACGGCCGACCCGATGGACGTACCCCTTGTCGTCCTGCGGCGGGTCGTAGTTCACGACGAGCGTGATGTCGTCGAGGTCGAGACCCCTCGCGGCGACGTCCGTCGCGATCAACACCCCGACGTGCTTCTCTTCGAACCGCTGCAGCGCCTTCTCCCGCGCCTGCTGGGTCATGTCGCCGTGCATCGCGACCGCGGGCAGCCCTTGGGCGCGCAGCTGCCGCGCCAGCGAATCGACTGCCCGCTTCGTGTTGACGAACACGAGCGTCAGGCCGTCGGGCTCCTCACCTCGGGCGAGCTCGATCAGCGTGGCCAGCTTCTCGTGCGAGCCGACAGGCACGAACCGGTGATCGGCCTCCTCGACCGTCTTGCCCTCTGACTCGATCTCGTGGCGCACGGGGTTGCGCGTGTACACCTCGGCGATACGGCCGACGGCACCGTCGAGGGTCGCCGAGAAGAACATCGTCTGACGATCCTTTGGCAGCCGGCGAACGATGCGGTCGACCTGGGGCTGGAAGCCCATGTCGAGCATGCGGTCTGCCTCGTCGAGCACGAAGATTCGCACGCCGTCGAGGCGGACCATCTTCCGTTGGGCGAGATCGTCGAGGCGCCCCGGCGTCGCGATCAGGATGTGCACGTCGCCCACGCCCTTGGACTGTTCGCTCACCCGGGTGCCGCCGTACACCGCCTTCACGTTCAGGTGCTTCGCCTTCGCGATCTCGGCGAACTCGTCGCGCACCTGGGTGGCCAGCTCCCTCGTCGGCACCAAGACCAGCGCCTCGGGACGGCTCGCGGCGTCGGGATCCAGTTGCTCGACGATCGGGATCGCGAACCCGAGCGTCTTGCCCGACCCGGTCTTCGACTTCGCCAACGTGTCGCGCCCCGACGTCGCGTCCTCGATCACCATCACCTGGATCGGGAACGGGTCGTCGATACCGCGGGCGGCGAGCGTGTCGATCACGGCATCGGAGACGCCGAGGTCGCGGAACGAGGGGATCGTACTGCTCATCTATATGAAGGGTAACGGTTCCGCTACAGCTCGAAGGAGTCGTCGGCGCCATGCCCGCCAGATGGATCACGATCAGGAGTTGGGCCGGCGCAAGGACTTCGCTCCGACGCTCAGCCGCCCCGTCGTGCGGATGACGCCGATGCGGTCGCGATGCCGTTGACCGTCGAGACGCAGCGCGGACCACAGCACCACTCGATCTTCGTGGCCCGGCGATCGCTGGCTCCCTCGGCATCCGGCCCTTCCACGGTCTGCGACGTTCCCGCACGCACGGGTACCCTTCGGTCACCAGTCACAGGGGGAGACGATGGACGACCGCATCCAGCTCTGGAACGACCTCGCCGCGCAGATCGGCGTCGACAGCATCCGCTGCACGACGGAGGCGGGATCGGGCCACCCGACGTCGTCGCTGTCCTGCGCTCATCTGCTCTCCGTGCTGTATTCGAGCCACCTCCGCTTCGACGTCGAGGACCCGAAGTCGCCGGCGAACGATCGGTTCGTGATGTCGAAGGGCCACGCCGCGCCGGCCCTGTACGCGACGCTCAAGGCGATCGGCGCGGTCTCCGACGAGGAGCTGCTCTCCCTGCGTCGATTCGGCTCGCCCATCCAAGGTCACCCGGCTCCGGTGCCCGAGCTGCCCTGGGTCGATGTCGCGACGGGTTCGCTGGGCCAGGGCCTCGGGGTCGGGCTCGGCATGGCGCTCGCGATGCGCCTCGACGGCACCGGCGGCCGTACGTTCGTGCTGCTCGGCGACTCCGAGGTTGCCGAGGGTTCCGTCTGGGAGGCCATGGAGGCCGCCGCCTTCCACGAGGTCGACGATCTCGTCGCGATCCTCGACATGAACCGCCTCGGGCAACGTGGACCGACGATGCACGGCTGGAACGGGGACCTGTTCGCCCGGAGGGCGCAGGCCT
This genomic interval from Actinomycetota bacterium contains the following:
- the tdh gene encoding L-threonine 3-dehydrogenase; the protein is MNGTMRALRKTARGPGAELVEIAIPEPADDEVLVRVHGASICGTDLHMLEWNEWADRRVRDVPMTFGHEVAGTVHAVGDEVHHLHPGAFVAAETHIACGHCTTCQTGRAHICENLRILGVDTEGAFAEYVVLPAQNAWVVGEGIDPDVASIMEPFGNAVHAAFGTGGGEDIATNSVAVIGCGPIGMFAVGVVRALGAFEVIAIEPNAYRRTKASEMGADVLLDPTEVDPVAAVLGQTRGAGVEVVLEMSGNARAIDQGTRMLGRGGRMSLLGLPDAAVTLDLNDQVIFKEARLQGITGREMFRTWQQTTTLLSTGRVDVSPVITHRFGLDRWQEAFDTTASGQSGKVILAPGTTD
- a CDS encoding EAL domain-containing protein — translated: MHEQAGGVTFDDETMQVTPEAVTAQQGFFPSTVVAPPGVDGGLADLQSQLQDLEVRYRGLIDRLPAIVYIDGIGIDDPMVDVSPGIETLFGVSREEWLTRRSSWVDVVHPADRDRVVATSDHATATGEPFHLEYRAIHGDGRVIWVQEDSVLVRDGHGTPMYWLGMMRDVTADVATRGQLYEARTKYGALVEQIPAIVYQDLADENWTTVYVSPQITTILGVDPSEYVGDSTLWVDLMHPDDRARTIEAVERGIEAGEPYSVEYRMIGRDGRLVWFRDSAVVLNDAEGRPVMVQGVMLDITEGKAAEERIAYLAYHDKLTDMPNRAMFDELLDLSLARARRSGLGVAVISVDLDDFKLVNDSLGHEMGDELIKVLADRIREATRDTDLVARPGGDEFLVLLADLDMTPPVPGGQDGGSIAAEAVAIRIQEAMRAPFEIAGTELYLTASQGIGVFPHDAEDAVTLLKNSETAMFESKRIGPGGFVVHTRKSGDSMNRLSMSTRLRKAVEQKQWMLHYQPLIELDSGRMYGVEALIRWPEPNGGLVPPGDFIPLAEEMGLIEAIGDWVVEEICRQDAQWRAEGLELELGFNLSPRQLWQPDLVSKMVAPIVIAGVDPSRVTIEITESTAMTDPDRTVELLLEMHERGLKLAIDDFGTGYSSLARLKHMPVDILKIDRSFVRDIDLDRDAASMVSAMISLAENLGMTPLAEGIETEGEWRFLTDRGCTLGQGYFFSRPVPADEILALHRRAGLTVVEGGAV
- a CDS encoding DEAD/DEAH box helicase encodes the protein MSSTIPSFRDLGVSDAVIDTLAARGIDDPFPIQVMVIEDATSGRDTLAKSKTGSGKTLGFAIPIVEQLDPDAASRPEALVLVPTRELATQVRDEFAEIAKAKHLNVKAVYGGTRVSEQSKGVGDVHILIATPGRLDDLAQRKMVRLDGVRIFVLDEADRMLDMGFQPQVDRIVRRLPKDRQTMFFSATLDGAVGRIAEVYTRNPVRHEIESEGKTVEEADHRFVPVGSHEKLATLIELARGEEPDGLTLVFVNTKRAVDSLARQLRAQGLPAVAMHGDMTQQAREKALQRFEEKHVGVLIATDVAARGLDLDDITLVVNYDPPQDDKGYVHRVGRTARAGRTGTSVTFVTPEQLGDVSRMAARLDLHAEFELEGMKVAPPRTVFSGSSRGRRSGLRGPKRRR